A window of Flavobacterium flavigenum contains these coding sequences:
- a CDS encoding 4-hydroxyproline epimerase, translated as MARKTFFCVDAHTCGNPVRVVAGGGPNLIGANMSEKRQHFLSEYDWIRKGLMFEPRGHDMMSGSILFPPSNPENDFGILFIETSGCLPMCGHGTIGTITIAIEEGLVSPKVAGKINMEAPAGLVKIEYKQVGKKVEWVKLTNVKSYLAAENLTIDCPELGKLVFDVAYGGNYYAIVDPQKNFSGIQDFTASKIVQYSQAVRKKINEKYPNLFIHPENDTIRDVSHMLWTGSPIDPSSSGRNAVFYGDKAIDRSPCGTGTSARMAQLHAKGLLKMGEEFIHESYIGSKFVGRIEEETAIGAIKAIVPSIQGWAKVYGYNNIIIDEEDDPYAHGFQVL; from the coding sequence ATGGCTAGAAAAACATTCTTTTGTGTAGATGCACATACTTGTGGAAATCCTGTAAGAGTTGTAGCTGGTGGTGGCCCTAATTTAATTGGGGCTAACATGAGCGAAAAGAGACAACATTTTTTGAGCGAATATGATTGGATTCGTAAAGGATTGATGTTTGAACCTCGCGGACATGATATGATGAGTGGGAGTATTTTATTTCCGCCAAGTAATCCTGAAAATGATTTCGGAATTTTATTTATCGAAACCTCCGGCTGTTTGCCAATGTGCGGACATGGTACAATTGGTACTATTACCATTGCAATAGAGGAAGGATTAGTTAGCCCGAAAGTGGCAGGAAAAATAAACATGGAAGCTCCTGCGGGATTAGTTAAAATAGAGTATAAGCAGGTTGGTAAAAAAGTAGAATGGGTTAAATTAACGAATGTAAAATCGTATTTAGCAGCCGAAAACTTAACTATTGATTGTCCGGAATTAGGGAAGTTGGTTTTTGATGTAGCATATGGCGGAAATTATTACGCAATTGTTGATCCTCAGAAAAATTTCTCCGGAATTCAGGATTTTACGGCAAGCAAAATCGTGCAATACAGTCAGGCAGTGAGAAAAAAAATAAACGAAAAATACCCAAATTTATTTATACATCCTGAAAATGATACGATTAGGGATGTTAGTCATATGCTTTGGACAGGTTCTCCAATCGATCCGTCTTCATCAGGAAGAAATGCAGTTTTTTATGGAGATAAAGCTATCGACAGATCTCCTTGTGGAACCGGTACATCTGCACGTATGGCGCAATTACACGCTAAAGGACTTCTGAAAATGGGGGAGGAGTTTATACATGAAAGCTATATAGGAAGTAAGTTCGTGGGACGAATTGAAGAAGAAACGGCAATCGGAGCTATTAAAGCGATTGTTCCCAGTATTCAGGGCTGGGCAAAAGTCTATGGGTATAACAATATAATAATTGACGAAGAAGATGATCCGTATGCTCACGGATTCCAGGTACTGTAG
- a CDS encoding APC family permease — protein sequence MKSSTKKNNFKRSLGLLDATMIVAGSMIGSGIFIVSADIVRNVGSAGALLLVWLLTGFLTIAAALSYGELSAMFPKAGGQYVYLRESFNSLTGFLYGWSFFAVIQTGSIAAVGVAFSKFSAYVFPSLSENNILLDLGFLQISAAQLTSIILVVFLTYINTRGVKEGKIIQTVFTLVKLIALFGLIIFGFILAARADVWKANWSTGFSINKLEGNTLIPYSGFAIMGAVAASLVGSLFSSDSWNNVTFIAREIKNPSKNIGRSLFLGTLIVSLIYIATNIMYLSVLTLDEIAHSENDRVGVAASQHIFGASGTYIIAILLMVSTFGCNNGLILSGARVYHRMAKDGLFFKKLSKLNKNGVPEKALWMQCIWASVLCLSGKYNELLDYVIFVVLIFYILTIAGIFRLRKTKPELDRPYKAIGYPVLPAIYIVTASSICIMLLIYKYSSSLPGLAIVLLGIPIYYYFVNKDKKDK from the coding sequence ATGAAATCATCAACAAAGAAAAACAATTTTAAAAGGTCACTGGGTTTATTAGACGCTACGATGATAGTTGCCGGATCTATGATTGGGTCAGGGATTTTTATAGTAAGTGCGGATATTGTTCGTAATGTAGGTTCGGCTGGAGCTTTACTGCTGGTTTGGCTGCTTACAGGATTTCTTACAATCGCTGCGGCTTTAAGTTATGGGGAATTAAGTGCAATGTTTCCAAAAGCTGGAGGGCAATATGTTTACCTTAGGGAATCTTTTAATTCACTGACTGGTTTTTTATACGGATGGAGTTTTTTCGCTGTTATTCAAACAGGTTCTATTGCAGCAGTAGGTGTGGCTTTTAGCAAATTTTCGGCTTATGTTTTTCCTTCGTTGAGCGAAAATAATATACTATTGGATTTAGGTTTTTTGCAAATATCGGCGGCTCAGTTAACCTCTATTATTCTGGTTGTATTTCTTACTTATATTAATACCAGAGGTGTCAAAGAAGGTAAGATTATCCAAACCGTTTTTACATTGGTAAAACTAATTGCATTATTTGGTCTGATTATTTTTGGTTTCATATTGGCTGCAAGAGCCGATGTCTGGAAAGCCAATTGGAGTACCGGTTTTTCTATAAACAAATTAGAAGGGAATACACTGATCCCTTATTCAGGATTTGCTATAATGGGAGCGGTTGCAGCTAGTCTTGTGGGTAGTTTGTTTAGTAGTGATTCGTGGAATAATGTCACTTTTATTGCACGTGAAATAAAAAATCCTTCTAAAAATATTGGTAGAAGTCTATTTTTAGGAACACTGATTGTGAGCCTTATTTATATTGCGACCAATATAATGTACTTATCGGTTCTTACTTTAGATGAGATAGCACATTCCGAAAATGATCGTGTGGGTGTAGCAGCTTCACAGCACATTTTTGGAGCTTCAGGAACTTATATTATTGCTATATTGTTGATGGTGTCAACCTTTGGATGCAACAATGGATTGATTCTTTCTGGAGCAAGAGTGTATCATCGAATGGCTAAAGATGGTCTTTTTTTTAAGAAATTATCAAAACTAAATAAAAATGGAGTTCCTGAAAAAGCTTTATGGATGCAATGTATCTGGGCTTCTGTACTGTGTTTGAGCGGAAAATACAATGAATTGTTAGATTATGTAATCTTTGTGGTTTTAATTTTTTACATCTTAACTATTGCGGGTATTTTTAGATTGAGAAAAACTAAACCGGAGTTAGACAGACCCTACAAGGCAATAGGTTATCCGGTATTACCTGCCATTTATATCGTTACGGCTTCGAGTATTTGCATTATGTTGCTGATATACAAATACAGTTCTTCTTTGCCGGGATTAGCTATTGTGTTATTAGGAATTCCAATCTATTACTATTTTGTGAATAAAGATAAAAAAGATAAATAA
- a CDS encoding S9 family peptidase: MKNIIPVTFFALFLSCNFYAQNKEITPYQPSKSEILERYKKASQLDDAVKNTVFKTSIRANWQPDEKSFWYCNILKDSVREYILVDAVKGVKSELFDTAKLKKALSENTGKVLSEKSLVIDSLNYDAGTKLITLKYDKSYFEVLLSDYSIKKINALTKDPKKYPKLNRQWARWNSFRTDSISPNKKWIAFINKNNVFVKPVDGGESIQFTKDGTKEKPYGSLAWSPDSHYVVGYHITPVIDKPVYYVLTSVANTTRGELHSEPYKQPGDPFTTLEMYLFHVENQKATKVDTPIIDFFDAPELHWRKGDLGYFTYEKVDRGHQRFRILEVNAATGKARSIVDEKTKTFIYESRLFTHYLKESNQIVMTSEKDGWRHLYLVNSLNGKEKQITKGEWVVRSIDSIDENKKEIWFSASGINAGEDPYYVHHYRIGFDGKKLINLTPAKGNHIVNFSPNKQFYVDTYSEPNVPTVIELRRTLDGKKIIDLEKSDAADYLATGMSLPEPFHTKGRDGVTDIWGIICRPANYDPNKKYPVIESIYAGPQDSFVPKNFMDRYTTEMQSLAQLGFIVVQIDGMGTANRSKAFHDVCWKNLKDAGFEDRILWIKALAKKYAYVDDSRVGLYGTSAGGQNALGGLLFHPEFYKAGVAACGCHDNRVDKQWWNEQWMGYPVDKNYEEQSNVTNAKNLKGDLLLIIGEADENVPPESTYRVADELIKCGKTFEFLPLPGVGHSDGGPYGRKRKRDFFVKHLLGVDAPSRNNDELL; encoded by the coding sequence ATGAAAAATATTATACCAGTTACATTTTTTGCCTTATTTCTTAGTTGTAATTTTTATGCGCAGAACAAAGAAATTACACCTTATCAGCCTTCTAAAAGTGAAATTTTAGAACGATACAAAAAAGCATCACAATTAGATGATGCTGTTAAGAATACCGTTTTCAAAACAAGTATACGCGCAAATTGGCAGCCTGATGAAAAATCATTTTGGTATTGCAATATTTTAAAAGACAGTGTTAGGGAATATATACTGGTCGATGCTGTAAAAGGTGTAAAAAGTGAATTGTTTGATACCGCTAAACTAAAAAAAGCGTTAAGCGAAAACACCGGAAAAGTACTTTCTGAGAAAAGTTTAGTTATTGATAGTTTAAATTATGATGCCGGGACAAAATTGATTACTCTGAAATATGATAAAAGTTATTTTGAAGTATTGTTATCTGACTACAGTATTAAAAAGATAAACGCATTAACTAAAGACCCTAAAAAATACCCTAAGTTAAACCGTCAGTGGGCTAGATGGAATTCCTTTCGAACCGATAGTATTTCGCCCAACAAAAAATGGATCGCTTTTATCAACAAAAACAATGTATTTGTAAAGCCGGTTGATGGAGGTGAATCTATTCAATTCACAAAAGATGGTACCAAAGAAAAACCGTATGGTTCTTTGGCGTGGTCGCCTGATAGTCATTACGTAGTTGGATATCATATTACACCCGTAATTGATAAACCTGTTTATTATGTTTTAACTTCTGTAGCGAATACAACGAGAGGAGAATTACATTCGGAACCTTATAAACAGCCCGGAGATCCTTTTACAACTTTAGAAATGTATTTGTTTCATGTTGAAAATCAAAAAGCAACAAAAGTAGATACACCAATAATTGATTTTTTTGATGCTCCTGAATTGCATTGGAGAAAAGGGGATTTAGGTTATTTTACCTATGAAAAAGTAGATCGCGGTCATCAGCGATTTAGAATATTGGAAGTAAATGCTGCTACAGGAAAAGCGCGTTCGATAGTAGATGAAAAAACGAAAACTTTTATTTACGAATCCCGATTATTTACACACTATCTTAAAGAGAGCAACCAGATTGTTATGACTTCAGAAAAAGACGGCTGGAGACATCTTTATTTGGTAAATAGCCTGAATGGTAAAGAAAAACAGATTACCAAAGGCGAATGGGTGGTAAGAAGCATTGACAGTATTGATGAGAATAAAAAAGAAATATGGTTTTCAGCAAGTGGCATAAATGCAGGTGAAGATCCTTATTACGTACATCATTACCGCATTGGTTTCGATGGGAAAAAATTAATTAATCTTACACCGGCTAAAGGAAATCATATAGTCAATTTTTCACCCAATAAGCAGTTTTATGTAGATACTTATTCGGAACCTAATGTGCCAACAGTAATAGAACTTCGTCGAACACTAGATGGAAAAAAAATAATCGATCTTGAAAAATCAGACGCTGCAGATTATTTGGCAACAGGAATGTCTTTACCGGAACCTTTTCATACAAAAGGCAGAGATGGTGTTACGGATATATGGGGAATAATATGCCGTCCCGCTAATTATGATCCAAATAAAAAATATCCTGTAATTGAAAGTATTTATGCAGGACCACAGGATTCTTTTGTTCCCAAAAATTTTATGGACCGTTACACTACAGAAATGCAAAGTTTAGCGCAGTTAGGTTTTATTGTGGTACAAATTGATGGTATGGGTACTGCTAATCGTTCAAAAGCTTTTCATGATGTTTGCTGGAAAAATTTAAAAGACGCCGGTTTTGAAGATCGAATTCTCTGGATAAAAGCTTTGGCAAAAAAATATGCTTATGTAGATGATTCAAGAGTAGGATTGTACGGTACATCGGCAGGGGGGCAAAATGCATTAGGAGGTCTTTTATTTCATCCTGAATTTTACAAAGCAGGTGTAGCGGCATGTGGCTGCCATGACAACAGGGTTGATAAACAATGGTGGAACGAGCAATGGATGGGTTATCCTGTTGATAAAAACTACGAAGAACAATCTAATGTGACTAATGCTAAAAACCTTAAAGGAGATTTATTGCTAATCATTGGCGAGGCAGATGAAAATGTTCCGCCGGAATCTACTTATCGTGTGGCTGACGAATTAATCAAATGTGGAAAAACCTTTGAATTTTTGCCTTTGCCAGGAGTTGGTCATAGCGATGGTGGGCCTTATGGAAGAAAACGTAAGCGTGATTTTTTTGTAAAACATTTACTCGGTGTAGATGCTCCAAGTAGAAACAACGATGAATTATTATAG
- a CDS encoding M61 family metallopeptidase, whose protein sequence is MKNQQILFNMYRPVFVFVLLLNILTGFQTDVYSQSAKPVMRYTVSMPNPENHYFHVELQCAGGKDETIDFKMPNWMPGYYQMMNYSKMVENFAAKSNTKEIAVNKINENTWRVKVLKNKPFTLSYDVKADKQFVANSFLDATYTYIIPNSLFVYRDENLNTPVSVKIAGVKKGFKIVTGLETISGKEDEFFAPDFDILYDCPVLIGDLEELPSFKVKGIEHRFIGYKLGNFDKVVFMSNLKKVVEAAVAVIGDIPYTQYTFIGIGPGQGGIEHLNNTTVSFDGNGLDNPEAMNTVMNFLAHEYFHHYNVKRIRPLELGPFDYDKGNRTNLLWVSEGLSVYYEYLIVKRAGLTSDQMLFSNFENSINAFENGTGKSYQSLVQASFETWSDGPFGKQGKDANKTISYYEKGPAVGLILDFAIRQATENNKSLDDVMRLLYWQYYKKMQRGFTDAEFQQACEATAGVSLASVFEYVYTTKEIDYNYYLAFAGLRLNEEPNAAGKKYSFKILQPINETQQKALAMWLGE, encoded by the coding sequence ATGAAAAATCAACAAATTTTATTCAATATGTACAGACCTGTTTTTGTGTTTGTTTTGCTTTTGAATATTCTAACAGGATTTCAAACAGATGTTTACTCGCAATCTGCAAAACCTGTTATGCGGTATACCGTCTCAATGCCAAATCCTGAGAATCATTATTTTCATGTAGAACTTCAATGTGCCGGAGGGAAAGATGAAACTATTGATTTTAAAATGCCAAACTGGATGCCAGGCTATTATCAGATGATGAATTATAGCAAAATGGTAGAAAATTTTGCTGCCAAAAGCAATACTAAAGAAATTGCTGTAAATAAAATAAATGAAAATACCTGGAGGGTTAAAGTTTTAAAAAACAAACCCTTTACATTGAGTTATGATGTAAAAGCAGATAAGCAATTTGTTGCCAATAGCTTTTTAGATGCAACTTATACCTATATAATTCCGAATAGCCTGTTTGTGTATAGGGATGAAAATTTAAATACACCTGTCAGCGTAAAAATAGCAGGAGTTAAAAAAGGATTTAAAATTGTAACAGGACTGGAAACTATTTCAGGAAAAGAGGATGAATTTTTCGCCCCCGATTTTGATATTTTGTATGATTGCCCAGTATTAATTGGAGATTTAGAAGAGCTGCCTTCGTTTAAGGTTAAAGGGATTGAACACCGCTTTATAGGGTATAAATTAGGTAATTTTGATAAGGTTGTTTTTATGAGTAATCTCAAAAAAGTTGTTGAAGCTGCTGTGGCTGTTATTGGCGATATTCCATATACGCAATATACTTTTATAGGAATTGGTCCCGGACAAGGCGGGATAGAGCACTTAAACAATACTACTGTAAGTTTTGATGGTAACGGATTAGATAATCCGGAAGCAATGAATACGGTTATGAATTTTTTAGCACATGAATATTTTCATCATTATAATGTAAAAAGAATCAGACCTCTGGAACTAGGCCCTTTTGACTATGACAAAGGAAATCGAACAAATCTACTTTGGGTAAGTGAAGGATTATCTGTTTATTACGAATATTTAATTGTAAAAAGGGCTGGACTTACTAGTGATCAAATGCTATTTAGTAATTTTGAAAATAGTATTAACGCTTTTGAGAATGGTACAGGAAAATCGTATCAATCATTGGTACAGGCGAGTTTTGAAACCTGGAGTGATGGACCATTTGGCAAACAGGGTAAAGATGCTAATAAAACCATTTCTTATTATGAAAAAGGACCTGCGGTAGGCCTTATACTTGACTTTGCTATTCGTCAGGCTACAGAAAACAACAAGTCTTTAGATGATGTGATGCGTCTTTTGTATTGGCAGTATTACAAAAAAATGCAGCGTGGATTTACAGATGCTGAATTTCAACAGGCTTGCGAGGCTACAGCAGGTGTTTCTTTAGCCTCTGTTTTCGAATATGTATATACCACTAAAGAAATAGATTACAATTATTATTTAGCATTTGCTGGATTGCGATTAAATGAAGAACCTAATGCTGCTGGTAAAAAATATTCATTTAAGATTCTCCAACCAATAAACGAAACGCAGCAAAAAGCATTAGCTATGTGGTTAGGAGAATAA
- a CDS encoding NAD(P)/FAD-dependent oxidoreductase: protein MKNVVVIGGGIIGLSSAFYLQQSGCKVTVIDKDNFENNCSYGNAGYVCPSHFIPLAAPGIIWQGFKWMFNSKSPFYVKPSLNKNLIGWGLNFAKSATNKNVIKSAIPLRDISLLSQHEFEEWSKIPDFNFAYEHKGMLEVFQTEKVAEHAHHTVEKAKELGLDVSLLNYEELQALESQTKINAIGAIKFDCDAHVYPDKLMDGLKKLLIANGVEFKYGETVQSFEKSNGAVTKVITKENAYPADDVVIATGSWSKEIAELAGAKISLMPGRGYSLTLEDSDYKLNHPMILAEGRVAITPMDGNKIRFGGTMEVVPTTAKPQYERINGVLNAVKDFLPEFQIEKPAEKDIWYGYRPCSADGLPYIGKIKKYKNVVVATGHSMMGLSLGPGTGKLVSEIINEVPTSIEIKAFEVERF, encoded by the coding sequence ATGAAAAACGTAGTAGTAATTGGTGGTGGAATTATTGGACTTAGTTCCGCTTTTTATTTACAGCAAAGTGGCTGTAAAGTCACCGTTATCGATAAAGATAATTTTGAAAACAACTGTTCATACGGTAATGCCGGCTATGTGTGTCCAAGTCACTTTATACCATTGGCTGCGCCAGGAATTATTTGGCAGGGGTTCAAATGGATGTTCAATTCTAAGAGTCCATTTTATGTAAAGCCTTCCTTAAACAAAAATTTAATTGGTTGGGGACTGAATTTTGCAAAAAGCGCCACAAACAAAAATGTTATTAAATCGGCAATTCCGCTCAGAGATATTTCTTTATTAAGTCAGCACGAGTTTGAAGAATGGTCCAAAATTCCTGATTTTAATTTTGCTTACGAACACAAAGGAATGTTAGAAGTTTTTCAGACAGAAAAAGTTGCAGAACATGCGCATCATACTGTCGAAAAAGCAAAAGAATTAGGACTTGATGTTAGCTTATTGAATTATGAAGAGTTACAGGCTTTGGAATCTCAAACAAAAATAAATGCGATTGGAGCAATAAAATTTGATTGTGATGCTCATGTTTATCCGGATAAATTAATGGATGGTTTAAAAAAACTGCTAATAGCAAATGGAGTAGAATTTAAATATGGCGAAACAGTACAATCTTTTGAGAAAAGCAATGGAGCAGTTACTAAAGTGATTACTAAAGAAAACGCATATCCAGCTGATGATGTTGTTATTGCGACAGGATCCTGGTCTAAAGAAATTGCTGAGTTAGCAGGTGCGAAGATTTCATTAATGCCAGGCCGAGGATATTCATTAACCTTAGAAGATTCAGACTATAAGCTGAACCATCCGATGATTCTTGCTGAAGGAAGAGTTGCAATTACGCCTATGGATGGAAATAAAATCAGATTTGGCGGAACAATGGAAGTAGTGCCAACTACAGCCAAACCACAATACGAAAGAATCAATGGTGTATTAAATGCTGTTAAGGATTTTTTACCCGAATTTCAAATTGAAAAGCCAGCAGAAAAAGATATTTGGTACGGATATAGGCCTTGTTCTGCAGATGGTTTGCCTTATATCGGTAAAATTAAGAAATATAAAAATGTCGTAGTCGCAACAGGGCACTCTATGATGGGGCTAAGTCTTGGTCCTGGTACCGGAAAATTAGTTTCTGAAATAATTAATGAAGTGCCTACAAGTATAGAGATTAAAGCATTTGAGGTAGAAAGATTTTAA
- a CDS encoding DUF885 family protein translates to MLPGTSAAQTSNMDLYQQTSEVNNTMIQYEADKGSIMRFYSVVSTADTYGNHFENNNYNTPERRERLLKLIAQYQETLKGLDFDTMNINGQVDYILFNKNLNSEKSELVLQQKKYDKIKPYFPFEDQIYTMVKPRLRGSKVNAESVAKEMNALCKTIKEHIKTVGETKDLEKEYAVFAVLHAKALQGALKNYYNFYNGYDPLFTWWVPKTYEELDGLLADYGAVLKSKETIAATQKKDPSGIVGNPIGRDELIRQLETEYIPYTPEDLVKIANKEFAWCDTELLKASQAMGFGDNWKAAQEKVKNSFVAPGDQPQAMFDLYNQSVDFLKKNDLVTIPSIAEETWRMYMMSPEAQKVNPFFLGGESLIISYPTNTMTYDEKMMSMRGNNPNFSRATVHHELIAGHHLQGFMGNRYKSYRHFDTPFWIEGNALYWEMLLWDLKFPQTPEEKIGMLFWRMHRCARIIFSLNYHLGKWTPQQCIDFLVDRVGHESANAEGEVRRSFEGGYSPLYQIAYMLGGLQFMSLKNELVTGGKMSYKQYHDAILHENSMPIELLRAILTNQKLERDFKTNWKFYKF, encoded by the coding sequence ATGTTACCAGGAACTAGCGCAGCACAAACTTCAAATATGGATTTGTATCAGCAAACCAGTGAAGTAAACAATACAATGATTCAATATGAAGCTGATAAGGGAAGTATTATGAGATTTTATTCCGTGGTCAGTACAGCTGATACTTATGGAAATCATTTTGAGAACAATAATTACAATACTCCCGAAAGAAGAGAACGTCTATTAAAATTAATTGCACAATATCAGGAAACACTTAAAGGGTTGGATTTTGATACTATGAATATTAATGGCCAAGTGGATTACATTCTATTTAATAAAAATTTGAATAGCGAAAAGTCTGAATTGGTCCTGCAGCAAAAAAAATACGACAAAATAAAACCCTATTTTCCTTTTGAAGATCAGATTTATACAATGGTAAAACCACGACTTAGGGGCAGTAAAGTCAATGCAGAATCGGTTGCTAAAGAAATGAACGCATTATGTAAAACTATCAAAGAGCACATTAAAACAGTTGGTGAAACAAAAGATTTAGAAAAGGAATATGCTGTTTTTGCAGTACTGCATGCAAAAGCACTTCAGGGAGCACTTAAAAATTACTATAATTTTTACAACGGATATGATCCTTTATTTACGTGGTGGGTTCCTAAAACCTACGAAGAATTAGATGGCCTTTTAGCAGATTATGGAGCGGTTTTAAAATCAAAAGAAACTATTGCCGCAACTCAAAAAAAAGATCCTAGTGGCATTGTCGGAAATCCAATTGGCAGAGACGAATTAATCCGTCAGCTTGAAACGGAATATATTCCCTACACCCCGGAAGATTTGGTAAAAATAGCCAACAAAGAGTTTGCCTGGTGCGATACTGAACTTCTAAAAGCATCTCAGGCAATGGGGTTTGGCGATAATTGGAAAGCGGCTCAGGAAAAAGTAAAAAATTCATTCGTTGCTCCTGGGGATCAGCCTCAGGCCATGTTTGACTTATACAATCAATCGGTTGATTTTTTGAAAAAGAATGATCTCGTAACAATTCCGTCAATAGCAGAAGAAACCTGGAGAATGTACATGATGTCTCCAGAAGCACAAAAGGTAAATCCTTTCTTTTTAGGAGGTGAATCACTTATTATTTCGTACCCAACGAATACGATGACTTATGATGAAAAAATGATGAGTATGCGGGGAAATAATCCAAATTTTTCACGTGCTACGGTGCATCATGAATTAATTGCGGGTCATCATTTGCAAGGATTTATGGGCAACCGATATAAATCCTATCGTCATTTTGATACACCATTTTGGATTGAAGGCAATGCATTGTATTGGGAAATGTTATTGTGGGATTTAAAATTTCCTCAGACACCCGAAGAAAAAATAGGAATGCTGTTTTGGCGTATGCATCGTTGTGCCAGAATTATATTTTCATTAAACTATCATTTAGGAAAATGGACCCCACAGCAGTGTATCGACTTTTTAGTAGACAGAGTGGGACATGAGAGTGCCAATGCCGAAGGCGAAGTACGACGCTCTTTTGAAGGAGGCTACAGTCCTTTGTATCAAATTGCTTATATGCTGGGAGGATTGCAGTTTATGTCTTTGAAAAACGAATTGGTAACGGGCGGGAAAATGAGTTATAAGCAATATCACGATGCTATTTTGCATGAAAACAGTATGCCAATCGAATTGTTGAGAGCCATTTTAACAAATCAAAAGCTGGAAAGAGATTTTAAAACAAACTGGAAATTTTATAAATTTTAA
- a CDS encoding aldehyde dehydrogenase (NADP(+)) has product MITGKNYIGSQLLAGGDKVFKTFDPQLNIENPWQFTEASSDEIKLATSIADKAFLSFQRASGKEKALFLRTIAEEIMALGDNLLEVYCQESGLPKGRAEGERGRTIGQLNAFAELVEQGSWVEATIDTAIPDRTPLPKVDIRKMMRPLGTVVVFGSSNFPFAYSTAGGDTASALASGCPVIVKSHPMHAGTSEMVASAVIKAAQKTKMPEGVFSNLNSSGIEVGVQLVQDPLVKAVGFTGSIKGGRSLYDLAAQRPEPIPVFAEMGSINPVVILPEALKQNSQKWAVASAGSVTLGAGQFCTNPGLILGIKNDDLETFINQLAGEVLKIDPICMLNPSIHKNYQSNNQSLSSQEGVEVVAAYDKNEKPNYASQKIVTVSGKDFLKNSVLHKEVFGPFSMVVQCENKAELIAVINALEGQLTGTVLGEETEIKAFNDVVDALGNRVGRIIFNGMPTGVEVCPAMVHGGPYPSSSDSRFTAVGIDAIKRWVRPFSYQNWPNDLLPEALQNENPLGLSRLVNNVQTTDSI; this is encoded by the coding sequence ATGATTACTGGAAAAAATTATATAGGCAGTCAGTTGTTAGCTGGTGGAGATAAAGTTTTCAAAACCTTTGACCCACAACTTAATATAGAAAATCCCTGGCAGTTCACTGAAGCAAGTAGTGATGAAATAAAATTAGCCACATCTATTGCAGATAAAGCATTTTTATCTTTTCAAAGAGCTTCCGGCAAAGAAAAAGCACTTTTTCTTAGAACAATTGCTGAAGAAATCATGGCTTTAGGAGATAATTTGCTTGAGGTTTATTGTCAGGAATCCGGTTTGCCAAAAGGACGTGCTGAAGGAGAAAGAGGCAGAACCATTGGTCAGCTTAATGCCTTTGCTGAGTTAGTGGAACAGGGGAGCTGGGTAGAAGCTACAATTGACACAGCCATTCCAGACAGAACGCCATTGCCTAAAGTTGATATCCGTAAAATGATGCGGCCATTAGGTACGGTGGTTGTTTTTGGTTCCAGTAATTTTCCATTTGCTTATTCTACTGCAGGTGGTGATACAGCATCCGCATTGGCATCTGGCTGCCCGGTAATTGTAAAGAGTCATCCGATGCATGCCGGCACTAGTGAAATGGTTGCATCGGCAGTTATAAAAGCCGCTCAGAAAACAAAAATGCCGGAAGGCGTTTTCTCCAACTTGAATAGCAGCGGCATTGAAGTGGGTGTGCAATTGGTACAAGATCCATTAGTAAAAGCAGTAGGATTTACAGGAAGTATAAAAGGAGGTCGTTCGTTATACGATTTGGCGGCTCAGCGACCTGAACCAATTCCGGTTTTTGCAGAAATGGGCAGTATTAATCCTGTTGTCATTCTTCCGGAAGCATTAAAACAAAATTCGCAAAAGTGGGCTGTAGCAAGTGCTGGTTCTGTGACGCTTGGTGCAGGACAGTTTTGTACTAATCCCGGATTGATATTAGGAATTAAAAATGACGATTTAGAAACTTTTATTAATCAATTGGCTGGTGAGGTTTTAAAAATTGATCCTATTTGTATGCTGAATCCATCCATTCATAAAAATTATCAAAGTAATAATCAGTCATTGAGCTCACAAGAAGGTGTAGAAGTAGTAGCTGCTTATGATAAAAATGAGAAGCCAAATTATGCTTCTCAAAAAATAGTTACGGTATCAGGAAAAGATTTCTTAAAAAATTCTGTTTTACACAAAGAGGTTTTTGGACCTTTTTCAATGGTTGTACAGTGTGAAAACAAAGCTGAGTTAATTGCTGTAATTAATGCATTAGAAGGGCAGTTAACCGGTACCGTTTTGGGGGAAGAAACTGAAATTAAGGCTTTTAATGATGTTGTAGATGCCCTGGGGAATCGTGTAGGCCGTATCATTTTTAATGGTATGCCTACTGGTGTAGAAGTTTGTCCTGCTATGGTACATGGAGGGCCTTATCCGTCTTCTTCCGATTCCAGATTTACAGCAGTTGGAATTGATGCCATTAAGCGATGGGTCAGACCTTTTAGTTATCAGAACTGGCCGAATGATTTGCTGCCTGAAGCTTTACAAAATGAAAATCCTCTGGGACTTTCCAGATTAGTTAATAATGTTCAAACAACTGATTCAATTTAA